A region of Pseudorca crassidens isolate mPseCra1 chromosome 8, mPseCra1.hap1, whole genome shotgun sequence DNA encodes the following proteins:
- the SEC61G gene encoding protein transport protein Sec61 subunit gamma produces MDQVMQFVEPSRQFVKDSIRLVKRCTKPDRKEFQKIAMATAIGFAIMGFIGFFVKLIHIPINNIIVGG; encoded by the exons ATGGATCAGGTAATGCAGTTCGTTGAGCCAAGTCGGCAGTTTGTGAAGGACTCAATTCGGCTGGTTAAAAGATGCACCAAACCGGATAGAAAAG AGTTCCAGAAGATTGCCATGGCAACTGCAATAGGATTTGCTATAATGGGATTCATTGGCTTTTTTGTGAAATTGATCCATATTCCTATTAATAACATCATTGT tggTGGCTGA